Proteins from a genomic interval of Rubinisphaera italica:
- a CDS encoding dihydrodipicolinate synthase family protein encodes MTQPRFQGIVPPMVTPLLTYDELDRSGTERLLEHLIEGGVSGVFILGTTGEAQCLSYRLRRELIELVTNVVAGRVSVLVGITDTAFAESVSLANHAASCGADALVLTTPYYFPVGQTELLGYTRRLVEKLSLPLMLYNMPSLTKVWFEIETLKQLAEDSRIVGVKDSSGDLEYYGRLTELKKLRPDWSILMGPEANLIESMQLGGDGGVHGGANIFPSLFVKCYNAWQQGDETKAREYEKQITALQAIYDIGKYGSRFIKAVKSGLGILEICSDHMAEPFNHFLEPERLKVAEILKTISTP; translated from the coding sequence ATGACACAACCTCGTTTTCAAGGCATTGTGCCCCCCATGGTTACACCACTGCTCACTTACGATGAGTTGGATCGATCAGGGACTGAGCGTCTGCTCGAACATCTCATTGAGGGAGGAGTTTCCGGAGTCTTCATTCTGGGAACGACCGGCGAGGCTCAATGTCTGAGTTATCGTCTGCGTCGGGAACTGATTGAACTGGTGACAAATGTTGTCGCCGGTCGAGTCTCGGTACTCGTCGGTATTACCGATACCGCGTTTGCAGAATCAGTCTCATTGGCTAATCATGCGGCATCATGCGGAGCCGATGCTCTCGTGCTGACGACGCCCTACTATTTCCCTGTCGGACAAACAGAACTCCTCGGCTACACCCGGCGACTGGTTGAGAAACTTTCGCTGCCTTTGATGCTCTATAATATGCCCAGCCTGACGAAAGTCTGGTTTGAAATTGAAACGCTCAAGCAACTGGCAGAGGATAGCCGCATTGTTGGAGTGAAAGACAGCAGTGGCGATCTCGAATACTACGGCCGACTGACAGAGCTCAAGAAACTGCGACCCGACTGGTCGATTCTGATGGGCCCGGAAGCCAATCTGATCGAGTCTATGCAACTCGGTGGCGATGGTGGCGTGCATGGCGGAGCGAATATTTTCCCCAGCCTGTTCGTCAAATGCTACAACGCCTGGCAGCAGGGGGATGAAACAAAAGCTCGTGAGTACGAAAAGCAAATCACGGCTCTGCAGGCGATTTACGACATTGGAAAATACGGCTCCCGATTTATCAAAGCAGTCAAAAGCGGTCTCGGAATTCTTGAGATCTGCAGCGATCACATGGCTGAACCGTTCAATCATTTTCTGGAACCGGAGCGATTGAAAGTCGCCGAGATACTCAAAACGATTTCAACTCCATAA
- a CDS encoding phytanoyl-CoA dioxygenase family protein has translation MATPSYKIVPDQAELDAIERDLKFYPGTVTNPKVLTTEQIEHYNQEGYIHPISIYSPEEIGEIRTYFDELLERVIAEGGDSYSISSAHLKHGKVWDMLHDQRIVDCVSDILGDNVIGWGSHFFCKMPHDGKTVAWHQDSSYWPLTPTKALTVWLAIDDVDAENGPMKFISGSHHVGHLTYRPSSSHEHNVLNQTIDNPEQYGEVIENHLQAGQISMHSDLLLHGSDANDSDRRRCALTLRFAAADVKAHLGWNGKGVLVRGEDKSGHWANNPRPEND, from the coding sequence ATGGCTACCCCTTCTTATAAAATTGTTCCCGATCAAGCTGAACTTGACGCCATTGAACGAGATTTGAAATTCTATCCGGGCACGGTGACGAATCCGAAGGTCTTAACGACTGAACAGATCGAGCATTATAATCAAGAAGGTTATATCCATCCGATCTCGATTTATTCTCCGGAAGAGATTGGAGAAATCCGCACGTATTTTGATGAACTGCTCGAACGAGTCATTGCGGAAGGTGGTGACAGTTATTCGATCAGTTCCGCCCATTTGAAGCATGGGAAAGTCTGGGATATGCTGCACGATCAGCGGATTGTTGATTGTGTTTCCGATATTCTCGGTGATAACGTCATCGGCTGGGGTTCGCACTTCTTCTGTAAGATGCCCCATGATGGGAAAACGGTGGCCTGGCATCAGGATTCGAGTTACTGGCCTCTCACGCCAACAAAAGCATTGACCGTCTGGCTGGCGATTGATGATGTCGATGCTGAGAACGGGCCGATGAAGTTTATCAGTGGGTCTCATCATGTTGGACATTTGACCTATCGACCAAGTTCGTCGCATGAGCACAATGTCCTGAATCAGACGATCGATAATCCCGAGCAATATGGAGAAGTGATCGAAAATCACTTACAGGCTGGCCAGATCTCGATGCATTCCGATCTGCTTCTGCACGGTTCAGACGCCAACGATTCCGACCGACGTCGCTGTGCGTTGACACTTCGCTTTGCGGCAGCTGATGTGAAAGCTCATCTGGGGTGGAACGGGAAAGGGGTGCTTGTTCGCGGAGAAGATAAATCGGGACATTGGGCGAATAATCCTCGACCAGAAAACGACTAA
- a CDS encoding PP2C family protein-serine/threonine phosphatase yields MRVLVGWDDADEAELLKLYLDVDDTEVEVHTTWDDFLAAALNDSSWDVFLISTSTPDVDTAYEAFMKLREVSADHAIVGASSQEDVYRIAKFMTTGLRSYVIRDHNKDYMFLLHAALHSAMESVRAERERVISAKLRQEIDSVRKLQESIIPRLLNVPEGYQIEGRYESSEISVYGGLPVTMAGGDYYNALTMPDGNIALLVGDASGHGMKACMSIMTLHTLIQMFPSKRYTDPAVFVRDINESLCSHAVVNDDGGFITLLYGILDPVKHEFEWAAAGHPLPMIHDLTTNTLEERGSSDDVGMPLGIWDGSEYVSQKIDVPEHCRLALYSDGLAEAFHDEEGSHVEFGVPGIKRVLQESAQSTLKETVEALFRSSHAFTEGMGRHDDTSVLIVQRD; encoded by the coding sequence ATGCGGGTACTTGTGGGCTGGGATGATGCGGATGAGGCGGAGCTTCTAAAATTATATCTGGATGTCGACGACACTGAGGTTGAGGTGCACACGACGTGGGATGATTTTCTGGCAGCCGCACTGAACGATTCGAGTTGGGATGTTTTTCTGATTTCGACAAGTACGCCAGATGTCGACACAGCATACGAAGCCTTTATGAAATTGCGTGAGGTCTCTGCCGATCATGCAATTGTGGGTGCCTCTTCCCAGGAAGATGTCTATCGAATTGCTAAATTTATGACGACCGGATTACGCAGCTACGTGATCCGCGATCACAATAAAGACTACATGTTTCTGCTACATGCAGCTCTGCATAGTGCGATGGAATCGGTTCGAGCCGAACGCGAACGGGTGATCTCCGCAAAACTGAGACAGGAGATTGATTCGGTTCGCAAACTGCAGGAGTCAATCATTCCGCGTCTGCTCAACGTGCCCGAGGGATATCAGATTGAAGGCCGATATGAATCGTCAGAAATCAGCGTGTACGGCGGACTTCCAGTCACGATGGCCGGGGGCGATTATTACAATGCGCTGACTATGCCGGATGGCAATATCGCCCTGTTAGTCGGTGATGCTTCCGGGCATGGAATGAAAGCCTGCATGTCGATTATGACATTGCATACCTTGATCCAGATGTTTCCTTCAAAGCGATATACCGATCCGGCGGTCTTTGTTCGAGACATTAATGAAAGTCTTTGCAGCCATGCGGTCGTGAATGATGATGGAGGGTTCATCACGCTGTTGTATGGAATTTTAGATCCCGTCAAGCACGAATTTGAGTGGGCGGCAGCCGGTCATCCGCTGCCGATGATTCATGACCTCACGACCAACACTCTTGAAGAACGTGGTTCGAGTGATGATGTCGGCATGCCTCTCGGAATTTGGGATGGGTCAGAATATGTGAGTCAGAAAATTGATGTGCCGGAGCACTGCAGACTCGCCCTTTATTCCGATGGCTTAGCTGAAGCCTTTCACGACGAAGAAGGCTCTCACGTTGAGTTTGGAGTCCCTGGAATTAAACGCGTCCTACAGGAATCGGCTCAGTCGACTCTTAAGGAAACCGTCGAAGCCTTGTTTCGATCGAGCCATGCCTTTACCGAGGGAATGGGCCGGCACGATGATACCAGTGTGTTGATTGTTCAACGAGATTAG
- a CDS encoding FG-GAP repeat domain-containing protein, with the protein MRTIKTLALLCAAAWMYETLPTNAADFEPILYNNPGLKVDLGVGLWGWPLPMDYDQDGDYDLLVSCPDVPSNGVYFFENTGNDPKLPVFKPGVHLGKGMSNITLSYVDDRPRVLVPGYELTEIPSGNVNEKQKIYPTSEVLRNGGKLRARQWSYVDFEGDGDLDLIIGQGHWDDYGWDDAFDDQGNWTRGPLHGFVYLIENKGTTEKPDYKKPEYVQAGGKNVDVYGMPSPNFADFDQDGDLDLLCGDFIDGFTYFQNTGTREKPVYDSGRELARDGEVINMHLCMIVVSSLDWDRDGDVDLIVGQEDGRVAFIENTGKVKEGMPQFAEPVFFQQEAKYLKFGALVTPVGFDWDNDGDEDLVCGNTAGEIGWFENLDGATQPKWSPPKLLEVDGKPIVIQAGMNGSIQGPAEQKWGYTTIDVADWDNDGLPDILANSIWGKVVWYRNVGTREKPQLSAAQPVTVKWTSEPPKPAWNWWSPADNEFATQWRTTPVVIDWNEDGLNDLVMLDHEGYLAYFEREMVDGKLQLKPGQRAFRGGAFNNRQQPQKADPESPLQLNTGTAGASGRRKLCFVDWNGDGKRDLLINSINANLMENAGTENGKIRFVDKGTLGDRRLAGHTTSPTTVDWNKDGKPDLVLGAEDGLLYFLPHE; encoded by the coding sequence ATGCGAACAATTAAGACGCTCGCTCTATTGTGTGCAGCCGCTTGGATGTACGAAACCCTTCCAACAAACGCAGCGGACTTCGAGCCGATTCTCTACAACAATCCCGGATTGAAAGTCGATCTGGGTGTTGGACTTTGGGGATGGCCACTGCCGATGGATTACGATCAGGATGGCGATTACGATTTGCTCGTCTCGTGTCCCGATGTCCCTTCGAATGGAGTCTACTTCTTCGAAAACACAGGGAATGATCCCAAGCTGCCTGTTTTCAAACCGGGAGTTCATCTGGGCAAGGGGATGTCAAATATCACCCTGTCTTACGTCGATGATCGGCCTCGCGTGCTGGTGCCCGGTTATGAGTTGACAGAAATTCCGAGTGGAAATGTCAATGAAAAACAGAAGATTTATCCTACCAGTGAAGTGCTGCGAAATGGCGGGAAACTGAGAGCTCGTCAATGGAGTTATGTCGATTTCGAAGGAGATGGCGATCTCGATTTAATTATCGGCCAAGGCCACTGGGATGACTACGGCTGGGACGATGCCTTCGACGATCAGGGAAACTGGACTCGGGGCCCGCTGCATGGATTTGTTTATTTGATAGAAAATAAAGGCACCACAGAGAAACCCGATTACAAAAAACCAGAGTATGTGCAGGCGGGGGGCAAGAACGTCGATGTGTACGGCATGCCCAGTCCGAACTTTGCCGACTTCGATCAGGATGGCGATCTCGATTTGCTCTGCGGCGACTTCATCGACGGCTTCACTTACTTTCAGAATACAGGAACACGTGAAAAGCCAGTCTACGACAGTGGACGAGAGCTGGCTCGTGATGGCGAAGTCATCAACATGCATCTGTGCATGATTGTCGTTTCCAGTCTCGATTGGGATCGTGATGGCGATGTCGATTTGATTGTTGGCCAGGAAGATGGCCGGGTGGCTTTTATTGAGAACACAGGGAAAGTTAAAGAGGGGATGCCCCAGTTCGCGGAACCGGTTTTCTTTCAGCAGGAAGCGAAGTATTTGAAATTCGGAGCCTTGGTGACTCCAGTCGGCTTCGACTGGGATAACGACGGCGATGAAGACCTCGTCTGTGGTAACACGGCTGGGGAAATTGGCTGGTTCGAGAATCTTGATGGAGCCACTCAACCGAAGTGGAGTCCGCCGAAGTTACTCGAAGTGGATGGCAAACCAATTGTCATTCAGGCTGGTATGAACGGATCGATTCAGGGGCCAGCTGAGCAGAAGTGGGGTTATACTACGATTGATGTCGCTGACTGGGACAATGATGGATTGCCAGATATTCTCGCCAATTCGATCTGGGGCAAAGTCGTCTGGTATCGGAATGTGGGAACTCGCGAAAAACCTCAGTTGTCTGCTGCTCAACCTGTGACAGTCAAATGGACTTCAGAACCTCCCAAGCCAGCCTGGAACTGGTGGTCACCAGCCGATAATGAATTCGCAACACAGTGGCGAACGACTCCCGTGGTCATCGACTGGAATGAAGACGGTCTGAATGATCTGGTGATGCTCGATCACGAAGGCTATTTGGCATACTTCGAGCGGGAAATGGTCGATGGTAAGCTCCAACTCAAACCGGGCCAGCGAGCATTTCGCGGAGGAGCGTTTAACAATCGCCAGCAACCACAGAAAGCAGACCCTGAGAGTCCTCTACAATTAAACACGGGCACCGCAGGAGCGAGTGGCCGTAGAAAACTTTGCTTTGTCGACTGGAACGGCGACGGCAAACGGGACCTGCTGATCAACTCGATCAATGCCAACCTGATGGAAAATGCAGGCACCGAAAACGGGAAGATTCGTTTTGTCGACAAGGGAACGCTGGGAGATCGCCGTTTAGCCGGCCACACCACCAGCCCGACGACCGTCGACTGGAATAAAGATGGGAAGCCAGATTTGGTTTTAGGAGCCGAGGATGGTCTGCTGTATTTTTTGCCGCATGAGTAA
- a CDS encoding class I SAM-dependent methyltransferase, whose translation MDVAFLQQKSIAESLRIGGLMEVAHLHELSELEQTYWWHVAKRDLVTNWLQQYSSPPGFIIEGGIGSAGNLLAFQELGYEVAGLDIMPEAVEYGRQRGLSQVQVHDLEQPWPFAEESADAIVLLDVIEHVPNPVQVLQNAVRTLKPDGKIFLTVPAYQWLYGDWDEALGHYRRYTTRRLQQQTVAAGLKTIKLTHWNSFTLPAALGMRSWQKMCPLKRSAEFPRVSAITNRMLIGCAQIERAVNQFLNVPCGLSVAGVFEKSHDSNSGVNAPLPQLPREVEAEQ comes from the coding sequence ATGGACGTTGCGTTTTTGCAACAGAAATCGATAGCCGAATCATTGAGGATTGGCGGACTCATGGAAGTTGCTCACCTGCACGAACTCTCCGAACTCGAACAAACCTACTGGTGGCACGTCGCTAAACGCGATTTGGTGACAAACTGGTTGCAGCAGTACTCTTCCCCTCCCGGTTTTATTATCGAAGGCGGAATTGGCTCGGCTGGAAACCTGCTGGCATTTCAGGAACTCGGCTATGAAGTGGCAGGCCTGGATATTATGCCGGAGGCGGTTGAGTATGGACGCCAACGCGGGTTGAGTCAGGTGCAGGTTCACGATCTTGAACAGCCCTGGCCGTTTGCAGAGGAATCTGCAGATGCGATCGTCTTACTGGATGTTATCGAGCATGTTCCCAATCCCGTTCAGGTATTGCAAAATGCAGTGCGAACGTTGAAACCAGACGGGAAAATCTTTCTAACGGTCCCCGCTTATCAATGGTTGTATGGCGATTGGGATGAAGCCCTTGGTCATTATCGTCGATACACAACTCGCAGACTTCAGCAGCAAACGGTGGCAGCCGGTTTAAAAACAATAAAGCTGACTCACTGGAACTCCTTCACCCTGCCTGCTGCTCTGGGCATGCGAAGCTGGCAGAAAATGTGTCCGCTCAAACGCTCCGCCGAGTTTCCTCGTGTCTCAGCCATTACGAATCGAATGCTGATTGGCTGTGCACAAATCGAACGTGCAGTCAACCAGTTTCTAAATGTTCCCTGCGGACTTTCTGTGGCTGGTGTCTTTGAGAAAAGCCATGACTCAAACAGTGGAGTCAACGCTCCGCTTCCACAGTTGCCTCGGGAAGTAGAGGCAGAACAATGA
- a CDS encoding sugar transferase: MSSIPVLKSTPKGQTIVPVYRSDDPLADLVAYTHQSEALESIASIEAEWISQLQLDLPRENIHCISLKTRIAKRTLDIIFASTLLVLLSPVMLLTAIAVKLTSPGPAIFSQRRVGLNLRKKHSDRRQDESELPEPIDSCRRKNRDRRQEFKYGREFTLYKFRTMRTDAEKNGAQFAQKNDPRVTPIGRIMRKTRLDELPQLWNVLKGEMSMVGPRPERPEFIKNLSQEIPNYIYRLGLKPGLTGLAQIENGYDNNLESFERKVAYDLMYLQNCCFWNDLKILFRTIRVVLTGSGAL; the protein is encoded by the coding sequence ATGAGCAGCATACCCGTTTTGAAGTCTACTCCTAAGGGACAAACAATTGTCCCGGTCTATCGAAGTGATGATCCATTGGCGGATCTTGTGGCTTACACTCATCAGTCTGAAGCGCTGGAAAGTATTGCTTCTATCGAAGCGGAATGGATCAGCCAGTTGCAACTGGACTTGCCGCGAGAGAACATTCATTGCATTTCGCTGAAGACGAGAATCGCGAAACGAACTCTCGATATCATCTTTGCATCGACGCTTTTGGTTTTACTATCCCCCGTCATGCTACTGACGGCAATCGCTGTGAAATTGACTTCACCTGGACCGGCGATTTTCAGTCAGAGGCGTGTTGGCTTGAATTTGCGAAAGAAGCATTCGGATCGACGGCAGGACGAGTCGGAACTTCCTGAACCCATTGATAGTTGCCGTCGCAAAAATCGAGATCGTCGTCAGGAATTCAAATACGGTCGTGAATTTACGCTCTATAAATTCCGAACCATGCGAACCGATGCGGAAAAGAATGGGGCTCAGTTTGCCCAGAAGAATGATCCTCGGGTGACCCCCATTGGGCGTATCATGAGAAAAACCCGGCTCGATGAATTGCCACAACTGTGGAATGTTCTCAAGGGGGAAATGTCGATGGTCGGACCACGACCGGAGCGACCGGAGTTCATTAAAAATCTATCACAGGAAATCCCCAACTATATTTATCGGCTCGGCTTAAAACCTGGTCTGACAGGATTGGCTCAGATAGAAAATGGATACGACAACAATCTGGAAAGCTTTGAACGCAAAGTCGCTTACGATTTGATGTATCTCCAGAACTGCTGTTTCTGGAACGATCTGAAAATTCTCTTCCGCACAATTCGTGTTGTGCTGACCGGCAGTGGCGCCCTGTAA
- a CDS encoding glycosyltransferase family 2 protein translates to MNLNRTPSAAFISVVLPVYNELQALPTLVERISSTLDAGHWRYEIVFVNDGSTDGSTQELSRLSLVHDFVRIVSFSRNFGHQAAVQAGMMAAQGDAIILMDSDLQDDPNALTDFLAAWQQDFDIVYAVRTKRKEHACKRFLFDSFYRILNAISSVPIPVDAGNFSLLDRRVVETINALPERDRYFPGLRSWAGFRQTGIEVERCARYDDVPRVSMLGLFRLAKTAMFSFSNVPLTMFYAIGGLSFCVCLILATYALYHKLVTGDAIPGWTSTTIVVSLFGAINSLGIAILGEYAARIYDQVRARPNYIVDEIAQQNRIASTAVANPVQNSIPVTQLLEWLQKNQEHAPEGEPSQS, encoded by the coding sequence ATGAATCTGAATCGCACACCTTCTGCGGCTTTTATCTCTGTCGTGCTTCCCGTTTACAACGAGCTTCAAGCATTGCCGACACTTGTCGAGAGAATCAGTTCAACACTGGATGCCGGACATTGGCGATATGAAATCGTGTTCGTAAACGATGGCTCGACTGATGGCAGCACACAGGAACTATCACGTCTGAGCTTGGTTCACGACTTTGTACGGATTGTTTCATTCTCCCGCAACTTCGGACATCAGGCAGCTGTGCAGGCCGGAATGATGGCTGCACAGGGAGATGCGATCATTCTGATGGACTCCGATTTGCAGGATGATCCTAATGCGTTGACCGATTTTCTGGCGGCCTGGCAGCAGGACTTTGATATTGTTTACGCCGTGCGGACAAAGCGAAAAGAACATGCCTGCAAGCGATTTCTGTTCGATTCGTTCTATCGTATTCTCAATGCCATTTCCTCAGTTCCGATTCCGGTCGATGCCGGCAATTTCAGTTTGCTGGATCGCCGAGTTGTCGAAACCATCAATGCATTGCCAGAACGGGATCGATACTTCCCCGGCTTACGCAGTTGGGCCGGGTTTCGGCAAACGGGTATTGAAGTCGAACGCTGTGCCCGTTATGACGATGTTCCACGAGTTTCCATGCTCGGATTATTTCGACTGGCAAAAACCGCGATGTTCTCGTTTTCGAATGTCCCGCTGACCATGTTTTACGCGATTGGCGGCCTCTCGTTTTGTGTCTGTCTGATACTTGCTACTTATGCTTTGTATCACAAATTGGTTACCGGCGACGCAATCCCAGGCTGGACCTCAACCACAATTGTTGTTTCGCTATTTGGGGCCATCAATTCGCTGGGCATCGCAATACTCGGTGAATATGCCGCACGGATATACGACCAGGTTCGGGCGCGTCCCAATTATATTGTTGATGAAATCGCTCAACAAAACAGGATAGCATCGACTGCCGTCGCGAATCCTGTTCAGAATTCAATACCAGTAACACAACTCTTGGAATGGTTACAAAAGAATCAGGAACACGCACCTGAAGGCGAGCCGAGCCAGTCATGA
- a CDS encoding sodium:solute symporter codes for MNLASLDIFVFAIYVTAVVAMGCWFVRKSDNTSEFMAAGGALPGWAVGLSIFGTFLSSNTFLGVPGKTYGTNFNAFVFSLTLPIAAWFATRFFIPFYRNSGEISAYHHLEMKFGLWARTYAVVCYLLTQIARMGAILFGVALGLYALTGWDVTTIIIATGILVTFYTLLGGIEAVIWTDVVQSIVLMGGAILIFAMLVFGMPEGPSQAFTIAATANKFSLGSWALNFTEPTVWVLLLYGTFINLNNFGIDQSFVQRYHTAKDERSAKRALWLGALLYVPISLLFFMIGAVLFSYYDAHPEMLQEVRMQVAAETEVEPLSQTELETKAASLTDEEIGDKVLPHFIANQLPVGLAGLLIAAIFAAAMSSVDTSLNSSATIILKDIYQRYWDRAPSERTSMLVLRIATVATGVVGTGVAVALIGVKSILDAWWILQGIFAGGLLGLFLLGVISRYPRGHRAITAVVIGLLVIAWMTFSPNMKQLPEVLRNPLHANMIIVVGTLTIFLVGIIVAPPIKPTADVPIEQEEKNK; via the coding sequence ATGAATCTTGCCTCGCTCGACATTTTTGTATTTGCGATTTACGTCACAGCAGTCGTGGCGATGGGTTGCTGGTTTGTACGCAAAAGCGATAACACAAGTGAGTTCATGGCTGCTGGGGGAGCGTTGCCTGGGTGGGCGGTAGGTCTGTCCATATTCGGAACATTTCTGAGCAGCAATACATTTCTGGGAGTGCCCGGGAAAACGTATGGCACCAATTTCAACGCCTTCGTATTCAGCCTGACCCTCCCCATCGCGGCATGGTTTGCAACGCGATTCTTTATTCCGTTCTATCGTAACTCCGGTGAGATCTCGGCTTATCATCACCTGGAAATGAAATTTGGATTGTGGGCCAGAACTTATGCGGTTGTCTGTTATCTGCTCACGCAAATTGCACGGATGGGCGCGATACTCTTTGGCGTTGCACTTGGCTTGTATGCACTCACTGGATGGGATGTGACAACGATCATCATTGCGACGGGGATACTTGTCACCTTTTACACGTTACTCGGTGGAATCGAGGCGGTTATCTGGACCGATGTTGTTCAATCCATCGTGCTGATGGGCGGAGCGATCCTCATATTCGCGATGCTGGTTTTCGGCATGCCGGAAGGGCCGTCTCAGGCGTTTACGATTGCTGCGACTGCGAACAAATTCAGCCTGGGAAGCTGGGCATTGAATTTCACAGAGCCGACGGTTTGGGTATTACTGCTTTATGGGACGTTTATTAATCTGAATAACTTTGGCATCGATCAGAGTTTCGTGCAGCGATACCACACCGCTAAAGACGAGCGTTCCGCTAAACGGGCCTTGTGGCTGGGAGCGTTGTTGTACGTACCAATTTCGCTTTTGTTTTTCATGATCGGTGCGGTTCTGTTTTCCTATTACGATGCTCATCCCGAGATGTTGCAGGAAGTTCGCATGCAGGTAGCCGCGGAAACAGAAGTTGAACCACTCTCACAAACGGAACTGGAAACGAAAGCCGCTTCACTGACCGATGAAGAAATTGGCGATAAAGTGTTGCCGCATTTTATCGCCAATCAATTGCCCGTCGGTCTGGCAGGATTGTTAATCGCAGCGATTTTTGCGGCGGCGATGAGCAGTGTCGATACCTCACTGAATTCTTCGGCTACGATCATCCTGAAAGACATTTACCAACGGTATTGGGACCGAGCTCCCTCCGAACGAACTTCCATGCTTGTTTTGAGAATTGCGACCGTCGCAACGGGGGTTGTTGGAACGGGAGTCGCGGTTGCTTTGATTGGAGTGAAAAGCATTCTGGATGCCTGGTGGATTCTGCAGGGAATTTTTGCAGGAGGACTGCTCGGCTTGTTTCTGCTCGGTGTGATATCCCGTTATCCGCGCGGGCATCGTGCCATCACTGCTGTGGTGATTGGCTTACTTGTCATTGCTTGGATGACTTTCTCGCCGAATATGAAGCAACTTCCCGAAGTCCTGCGAAATCCATTGCATGCGAATATGATTATAGTTGTTGGCACTCTCACAATTTTCCTGGTTGGCATCATTGTCGCCCCACCTATTAAGCCCACTGCTGACGTTCCCATCGAACAAGAAGAAAAGAACAAATAA
- a CDS encoding GntR family transcriptional regulator, which yields MSTTHSRRAYDHLKSKLISGELAPGSRILYGPVGKELGISATPVREAIGMLVNEGFVDLVPQLGAVVRKIEREELIELYEMREALEPYVAEKAAERMSENHLQFLQQHYLAMQEITQQVLTGEVDAEDMKTIKSFEEHDLAFHKTILDSCGNEIMIRTVENSHVLTRIFSTNRHRYDAELMHATCEDHERILKALLQGDAIAAQVAMRQHIRKGLEVTLHFTANPADRRWRL from the coding sequence ATGTCGACCACTCACTCCCGTCGTGCTTACGATCACCTGAAATCGAAACTGATTTCGGGTGAGCTTGCGCCGGGAAGTCGGATTCTTTACGGGCCTGTTGGTAAGGAACTCGGTATCAGTGCGACCCCCGTCCGCGAAGCGATTGGCATGCTGGTCAATGAAGGTTTTGTCGATCTTGTCCCACAGTTAGGAGCAGTCGTTCGCAAAATCGAACGGGAAGAGTTGATCGAACTCTATGAGATGCGGGAAGCGCTCGAACCTTATGTCGCAGAAAAAGCGGCAGAGAGGATGTCGGAAAATCATCTGCAATTTCTGCAACAACACTATCTGGCGATGCAGGAGATCACTCAACAAGTGTTGACTGGTGAAGTCGATGCCGAGGATATGAAGACGATCAAATCATTCGAAGAGCATGATCTCGCCTTTCACAAAACGATACTCGACTCCTGCGGTAACGAAATCATGATCCGAACTGTCGAAAATTCTCATGTGTTGACCAGAATCTTTTCGACTAATCGTCATCGCTACGATGCCGAATTGATGCACGCTACCTGTGAAGATCACGAGCGAATCCTCAAAGCGTTATTGCAGGGGGATGCCATCGCGGCTCAAGTTGCGATGCGTCAGCATATTCGCAAAGGGCTCGAAGTCACTTTGCATTTCACGGCAAACCCTGCAGACCGCCGCTGGCGATTATAA